The following DNA comes from Pseudomonadota bacterium.
CCAAGAAAGGCGTGAAAAAGGGTGACAAGATTGTCCACTTTATGATGAACTCCATTGATTGGCTTGCTGCCTATTTTGGAATAGTCAGGACAGGCGCATGGGTGGTACCACTCAATTTCCGCTTTACCGCAGAGGATGTAAAATACTGCTGTGATGTGGCGGAGCCGACGGTCATTGTTTTTGATGAGGAGTTTGCGGGCAGGATTGAAGCGATAAAAGGTCAACTTCCAACAGTAAAATCCTACATTTGCGTGGGCAATCCACCATCATTTGCGGAATCATTTGCAAAACTTGTTGATGCAGTACCTGCAACTCCGCTGAATGTTGAGATTAACTCCAATGACGCATGCGGATTATATTTTACTTCCGGCACAACAGGGCAACCGAAGCCGATTTTACTTACACACGAAAACATGCTCTGCGCATGTATTACAGAAAATGCACATCACAGGCAGACAAAGGACGACTGCTTTATCTTGATACCCCCGCTTTACCACACAGGGGCGAAGATGCACTGGTTCGGAAGCTTCATCGTCGGGGCAAGGGGTGTTCTCCTGAAGGGTGTTTCTCCGGAATGGACACTTGAGGCAATCAGCGAAGAAGGCGGGACGCACATATTCCTCCTTGTACCGTGGGCACAGGATATACTCCTGAAGCTCGACAGCGGGGAAATTAAACTTTCTAATTATAAACTTGACCAGTGGCGTCTTATGCATATCGGAGCACAGCCGGTTCCGCCTGCGCTCATTAAGCACTGGAAATCATATTTTCCGGGTATGGATTATGATACAAACTTCGGCTTAAGCGAATCTACGGGCCCTGGTTGTGTTCATCTCGGTACAGGGAATGAGCATAAAATCGGTGCAATCGGTATCCCCGGATTCAACTGGGAATTTAAGGTTGTTGATGAAAACAGTAAAATTGTCAAAAAGGGTGAGCCGGGTGAACTTTGTGTCCGTGGAAACGGTGTCATGAGAGAGTATTACAAGAACCCCGAGGCAACAGCAAAGGCCCTCATAGACGGTTGGCTCTACACGGGTGACATGGCCAAGGTTGATGAAGATGGTTTTATCTGGCTTGTTGACAGGAAGAAAGATGTGATCATCACCGGAGGCGAGAATGTCTTTCCCGTTGAAATTGAAGATTTTCTCCATACAAATCCGAACATAAAAGACGGAGCGGCAATCGGTTTGCCCGATGAGAGGCTTGGCGAGATCGTTGCGGTTATTATTGAAGTTATCCCCGGAAAGACGCTGACACTGGAAGAAGTATTGAAGTTCTGCGAGGCATTACCGAAGTATAAGAGACCGAGAAAGATTTTCTTTGGTGAAGTGCCAAGAAACCCGACCGGCAAAATTGAGAAACCCAAACTGAGAAAGAAATACTCAGGAATGGAAGAAGCATTTAAGGTATAACAAGTGCAGGGATCAGTGTTCGGGGATCAGGGTTTGGTTTTAATAGCCTTTCCTGACCCCTGACCCCTGACCCCTGACCCCTGACCCCTGATTCTATATGGACCTTACCCCCTTAGAAGAAACAATCAATTATACATTTAAAAATAGGGCATTGCTTAACCAGGCCATCACGCATAGCTCCTATTTTAACGAAAAAAAGGACGTAAGAAGGTCGGATAACGAAAAGCTTGAATATCTTGGTGATGCCATTCTGAACAGCATCATAAGCATACTCCTTTACAGAAGATACAAAACCAGAGACGAGGGTTTTTTGAGTAACGCACGTTCAAGCCTCGTTAAGAGGGAAACCTTGACCGAAATTGCAAAGGCCATCGATCTCGGGAAACATATGTCTTATGGTAATGGTGATAACTATGTACCAGAGGAGTCCAAGGTTCTGTCAAACATGCTCGAATCGCTTATCGGCGCATTGTATCTTGATGGTGGCGCAAGAAAAACAACCCGCGTAATCAAAGAGTTGTTCCAACCCTATTTTAACGAAGAAAAACTTACCGAAAAGAGCCCGAAAAATACCCTCCAGGAATATTCCCAGAAGAGATGGGGTATCCTGCCGAAATACAAGTTTACAAGACGGACAAAAGATGGTTTTACCGTCTTTGTATACGTTGGAAAAGAATATAAGGCAAAAGGGACAGGGAAAAACAAGAAAGAAGCCGAGCAACAGGCGGCAAAGGCGCTTTTAAACGGCCTTGCAAGTGAATCAACTTCCTCTGCGGGCTAATTTGTTTGCAAAGATGCTTATAAGTCCGCCGAGCATGATGTAACCCAATATTACTTCAAGCACTGTCAGTATCACCGATTGAGGGGTATTCGGGAAGATATCAGAACCGAGCGTAGTAAACGTTACTACACTGTAATAAAACATATTTGTAAAGTTAAATGCCAGCTTAAGTGAATAGAAATGCTGAGGCCCAATCGACAGATAAATAGCGGTAAAGAGCATTACCAGAAGAAAGGACCAGCATGCCCAACGGGAAATAGATCTCCCGCAGTCAGAGACAAGCCACCATATAAAGCAGGTTATCCGTCCTTGTTTTGTTTTCATCATTTCCTCAATGAAGTCCTGATCCTGTAAAAAAATCTTGAATTTTGGGCTGCCGTAGCAGTTGGCATAAGCGCTGTTACAGCGCATGTTTGTTTCAAGGATGATGTCATCTTTTCTCTTCCATATCTTCTTCGGGTTAAAAGCTGATTCCTTCAGGACTTGCCAGAAATTGCGCTTGTCATAGATGACAGATGAAACATTAGCGCCTTCGAGGTTCGCGGCAGTAAGATTTATCCCTTTCAGGTCGGCGTTTATCAGTTCAGCTTTTTTCAGATTTGCGTTTGCAAGTATTGCCTTTTCGAGGTTTGCATGGGTAAGATTTGCGTGCATGAGGTTTACATCTTCCATAGCTGCATGTTTCAGGAGCGCCCCCCGGAGATCTGCCCTTTTCAGATTTGCATAAAGAAGGACAGCCCTCTCAAGGTTCGCAAAGGCAAGGTGAGACTTTTGGAGTTGTGCATGGGCAAGGTTAGCGTTTTTCAGATGGGCATGGGAAAGATCTGCGTTATCAAGATTGGCAAAAGAGAGATTAACATTGTTGAGACTGGCATGTGAGAGATTAATGTGGCTAAGATTTAATCTTTCCAGATTTGCACCTGTGAGATCTACCTCTACATGCGGGTTTTCATCCCTCCATGCATTCCATGCTTCAACTCCCTGCAGAAGTATCTCTAATTGTTGTTCATTTGCCATATGCTATAAGATGCTAACACATTTTATTGTTATTTTGTCTTAAATATGCAAACAAACTTTATTTTGCCGGGGGTAGCGCAAGAAACCCAAAACCTTTAAAGATGAAAAAAACACCGAAAACAATAAGAAAAAGACTGCACACAAAAAGAATTGTTTTGATAACTTTAACATTCATATATTTTCCGCCGAACTGGATGCCGTATGAAATAAAACTGTACCATACAAGGTCAGAAAGGATATGACCGGCAAAGAAGGCGATGACTCCGTATATGCCATACTTCTGTGCAAAAATGATGTAGCCCATGCCTATAGTAATCCACCAGATAAACCAGTATGGATTGGAAAGGCTTATAACAACCCCCGAAAGTACCGGATGCATCCCTCTGTGTTCTGTAACCGATTCGCATGACAAACGGTAATTTTTAAGATCTTTAATGGTAGCGTATCCCATATAGACGAGGATTATACCACCAGCAAGGGCTATGATAGTAAAAACAATTTTATTGTTGAGGGCGTTACCGAGACCAAAAACAATTAAAAGCAGGAGGGCAAATTCAAGCATGCCGTGTCCCAGTACTACCATTGGGCCCACAATCCCGCCCCTTTTCGCTGATTCGCCTATGGTGACAGTGAGAAGCGGTCCGGGGGCCATCGCTCCCGTTAAACCCATTATGAATCCTATGGAAATGAGACTAATATAGCTCATAGTTGATAGTTCATGGTTCTCAGCAAAAAATTATAAACCTCTTAGCCTCAGAAGTCTTAACAGTTTCAATACGCATATAATGAGAAGATACAGGAATGAGAACAGAATGAAGTAGTCCCCATAAGTTACATAAGGTGTTTTTTCTGTTTTTAAAGAAAACATGCCGGTAAAAGTATTTTCGACAAACAAATCTGTCTGTTCTTTAGTCCGTCCTCTCGGGTCTATGATTGTGCTGATACCCGTGTTTGCAGCGCGCAGCACATACCTGTCGGCTTCAATGGCCCTGAAGATGTAAAAGACGAGATGCTGATATGGGGCAGAACTCCTGTCATACCATGCATCATTCGTAAGATTCACAAGAACCTGCGCACCTTTTCGAACTGTTTCGACAGTAATGGAAGGGAATGCACCTTCGTAACATATGAGTATGCCTATTTTCCCTAACGGTGTCGCTATGGGTTTGTGTGACTCACCAGGGGCAAAATCCCCACCTGCGGCAGTGAGCTTTAAAAGGAAGGGAAAGTATGAGATAAGGGGCGTATATTCACCAAAGGGAACAAGATGCACCTTGCTGTAACTGCCGGCGAGCATACCATCATTCCCGTAAACGTAAGCAGAATTCCGGTACCTCCCTGATTTATCCTTTGAGACCGTTCCAAACAGGAGGTTGGTTTGCAGGGCAACAGGAGCTTCTTTTATGAATCTGTTTATATGTATTTCATCATCGAATACAAAAGGCATGGCCGTTTCAGGCCAGATGACAATATCTGCGTTTCTTCCGGTTTCACCTGATTTTTGCAGGTATGTTTTTATTGTTCTGATCTTGAATGACTCACCCCATTTTACATCCTGCCGTATGTTCCCCTGAATGATTACTGCCTTTAACCTTCCGGTCTCTGTTGCCTGCAACCGGTTGTAGCCGTATATACAGGAAGCGATGAAAAAGGCGAGAACGATGATAGCATAAACAATAAAAGAGGGTTCGAGGGTTCGAGGGTTCGAGGGTTCAAGGGCTTCCCCTGCGCTTGTTTCACTTGGCCCCTTAACTTTCCCTTGATAAAACACAACAAACAGATGGTATAGGATGCAGTTTACGGCGACGATCAGAAACGACAAAAAGTATGTGCCGGTAATGGATACAACCTGAATGAGCGTCAGAAAATTGTGTTGTGAATGTGCCAGGAAAGACCATGGAAAACCTGTAAGAAAGATCCCCCGGATATATTCTAAAAGAACCCATATGAAGGGGGCTGATAGAAATAGCGGGACAGACAGTTTGCTTTCAAGGTATGAGGAAGAAGCCGTGAAGCAGCCAACATACAGGGATATATAGAGAACAAGGAGCAGCATGATGAGAATGCTTGTGTAGATGTCTATCCCCCCGTACCTGTTCATGGCTATGACAACCCAGTAAATGTGTCCGATGTGGGATACAACGCCTGCTATGAAGCCCATGAGAAAGTTGTGACGTATATTATTTCTTTTTAATGAATGAATGAGTGGTATGAGGGAAACATATGCGAGAGGAAAGAGCGATATGGGGGGCTGAATGAGGATGAGGAGAATACCGGATAAAAAAGGTAAAGCAATAGTGAAAGGTGAAAAGTGAAATTTCTGGCCCTCGACCCCTCGACCCCTCGACCCCTCGACCCCTGTCTCTTGACCCCTGTCTTCTGACCCCTGGCCCATTTTCTTATCCCGTGAGTTCCTTATATAATTGATGTGAACAGACATAATCGAGGAGTTTCTTTTCCTTGTATCTCATCCGCCGCGCTTTATTTCTGTCGTTTATGTGGTCATGCCCTAAAATATGGAGAAGGCCGTGGATGATAAGGGCAAATACCCGTTCATAGAAGGGGCATGATAGCGCTTCCGCTTCCTCTTTTGCCTTTTCAAGTGAAATGATAATATCCCCTATGATTTCATTGGAAAGATCATAACCAACCGGAATCTCCTTATTTTCCATATATGAGAATGATATGACGTTGGTGGGCCGGTCTTTTCCGAAAAACTGTTTATTGAAACGTGCAATCTTTTTGTTATCAACGAAGAGGATGCTGAGATCCTTACCCTGCTGCCCTGAAAATGTCAGTAAGTCTTCTGTGATTTTTTGCAGAAGTCTTTTGTCCGTTTGCAGGTATTTTTGAGAGTTTTTTATGAGTGCTGTCATGTTCTGCCCTTTCTGGATATTCTATCCTCTGGTGAAAAATGCCTGTAAGAATTGTTATGAAACTCTTTTGTATTGCATGGAGGTCTTTCAGGGTAAGTTCACATTCGTCAAGCTGTCCGTCAAGAAAAATATTCTCTATAACATCCTCTACATGGTTTTCTATCCTTTTCGGCGTTGGTTCATCAAGCGTTCGCGAAGATGCTTCAACGGCATCCGCCAGCAAAACGATCCCTGCTTCCTTTGTCTGAGGTTTGGGACCGGCATAACGGAAATCTTTTTCCTCGATGACATGGAGTGAGGGGTCTTCCATTTCCTTGGCCCTGTTGTAAAAAAAGCTTACGAGACTCGTGCCGTGGTGTTCCTTGATGATATCTTTTATCTTATTGCCCAGTTTGTATTTTTCGGCAAGCTCAACCCCTTCTTTCACATGGGAGAGAATAATGAGGGCGCTCATATTAGGTGACAGTGACTTGTGCGCATCTTCAAAACCCTTACGGTTTTCAATGAAATAGTGGGGCATTTTCAGTTTGCCTATGTCGTGATAATAGGCAGAAACCCTTGCGAGCAAAGGATGCGCCCCTATGCTCTCTGCTGCTGCCTTGCAGAGGTTACCCACAACAATGCTGTGGTGGTATGTCCCTGGCGCTTCCACCATCATTTCTTCAAGGAGGGGATGCTCAAGATTGGCGATTTCGAGTAATTTTACGTCTGTGGTGTAATCGAAGACATGCTCAATGACAGGGAGAAGTCCAAGGGCAATGAAACTGCTCCCGACCCCGTTTAAGAGAATAAAGACGATTTTCATAGGTACATTAGCAAAAGATTGACCGGAATAAGCATTAAAGAGCAATACGATAAAACTTGTGATAAAAGCGGAATAGATACCTGCCTTTAATATGGTGTTTCTGTTTTCACATTTTCCGGAAAAATACGAAGCAAGAACATTTCCAAGAAACGTATAGAGAAAGATAGAAAAACTATTATCAAACATGATGCAGGTACACGATGCAAATACGATGGAGAAAACAATAGCTGCCTCAGAAAAAAGGACTATTCTCATTATTATCCCGAAAGAAAACAAAGGGATGATGTAGAAAAGGTTGATGGCATATTCCTGGGGGAAATATTCAAAGACGAGTGATAATAGCTTGACAAAAATGATGGAAAATAATGTGAAGACTGAGCAGAAGACAATATCTTTCATGGAAAGGGTGAATTTTTTTATGTTCTTATCGGCGTATTCGTATACGATGGTGAGCGACAGGGAAAGGAGAAGGAAAAGGAGAAGAAATTTCTTAAATGAAAGAAATCCACCTCCTTCGTGTTTTTTGAATGTAGAAAGTTTGCTGAGGTGCTCTTTACTGACCCTCTCGCCTTCCCGGATTATGATCTCACCTTTTTTCAGGGTAACATCCATGTTCGGGATGTAAATATCAGTAGGGGATTTAATGTTTTCTCTCGCAATATCCCCATACCGGTATTCAGGGAACCCCTGTGGGATGTTGATGCTGATAACGAGGGAAAGCATCAGAGAGAGTATAATCAGGATGAGAACCTTGCTGTAGTCCTGGTACGAGGGAGGTTTATCCTTTCCGTTCTGCATTATGTGAAGCCTCTTTGTCTATCATCTTAGTTTCGTATGCCTTAATAATTTTCTGAACAAGCGGATGTCTTACCACATCCTTTTCTGAAAAATAAACAAATTTTATACCCTTTATACCCTTTAAAATAGACTGAGCTTCTACGAGGCCGCTTGACTTTTTATCAGGCAGGTCAATTTGTGTAATATCGCCGGTAATGACCGTTTTCGAGGAAAATCCAAGCCTTGTGAGGAACATTTTCATCTGTTCCGGACCGGTATTCTGTGCCTCATCGAGTATAATGAAGGCATCGTTTAATGTCCTGCCCCTCATGAATGCAAGGGGGGCTATCTCGATTATACCCTTCTCAACAAGCCTGGTGCCCCTCTCCATATCGACCATATCGTATAATGCGTCGTAAAGGGGTCTGAGGTAGGGATTAACCTTCTCGTACAGAGTCCCAGGCAGGTACCCGAGCTTTTCCCCCGCCTCTATAGCAGGCCTTGTCAAGACAATCCTCGAAACCTCCTTTTTATAGAAAGAGGAGAGCGCCATGGCCATTGCAAGATACGTCTTGCCGGTACCGGCAGGACCTATCCCTATGACCATGTCGTGGCTTTTGATGGCATCCGTGTAAGCCTTCTGGTTTTTTGTCTTGGGTGTTACGACCTTCTTCGAAGGAGGTATAAATATCTGGTCTTTATGCAGTTCATCCATGCTGTTATGCGTGTGGGCAATGTACCTTACCGCATGATCAATATCGGACGGGTTTATAACGAAACCCCTTTCGACAATGCTGTGCAGTTCTTTTATGACTTTGCCGGCATTTTCAATCTCTGCCTTGCTGCCTATGATTGTTAAATGATTTCCCCTGATACTTGCTCTAACATTGAAATATTTTTTCAGATACTTTATGTTTTCATCACGTGGACCGAAGAGGTTACGCGCTGTATTCGTATCTTCGAAGGATAGCTTTAGATGCTCTTCTTCAGTTTTTTCTTCCAATAAGTTTTTGTTTTCCTCCTTAAACATTATTCGCTACAGTATATCACAATCATATATTTTTCTAAATATGCAAATCCACCGTGACAAATTAGCTGTCAGCTAAAAATTAAAAGTGGACTCTTCAGGGTTTGAATGGACAAGAGTAAAATCAAGGTGTGGCAGGAACGCTGTTTTGCTCTCTGCTCCCTGCGCGCGCCTTACCCAGCAACGACTTGCCTCCGTTCAGCCTTCTAACTTGCCGCTGGGCTTCGGACAAATCAGGCTGTCCCAGACGCGGCGCTGGCCGCGGGAACTCTCCGGCTCGTCGGCAGGGTGTCCCAAGCCGTGCTCGAAGTCGCGACTCGCAAAAAGTTCTTCCTGCCCATATTCCAACATTATTGGTTGTATGTATATTTAGAAAATTCTTGACCTCTGGAAGAAAACAGGCAGAAAGAGAGTCTTTATAATAATGTTCAAGAAAATTGACAAAAAAACTGCGAATGATAGAATGTAGTCATATGGCATTATCAATGCAAAGAAAATTAATGGACTATACACTGAGCTTCGTTTTGATTGCTATAGTATTCCTTTTGTTAATTCCCAGTTTCACCTACGCTGAAATAAAAACATTTACAAAAGAATACACTTACCAGGCAAGCGAAGAGGACAGCAAAAATTCAAGCAGGACTGTTTCGCTCAGAGAGGCGAAGAGAATTCTCCTTGAAGAACTGGGGACTTACCTGGAAAGCATTACGGAAGTAAAAAACTTTCACCTTACAAAAGACCAGATTGTTACTCTATCCGCCGGCATCGTAAGCACTGAGGTTATGGAAGAAACATGGGACGGCAAGACCTACTGGCTCAAGGCAAAAATCTCGGCAGACCCGGAATCGGTAATCAAATCCATTGATAAACTCCGTCAGGACAGGCAGAAGGTCAAGGAGTTGGAGGAATCGAGAAAAAGGTCGGAAGAGCTCCTTAAGGAAAACGAACGGCTGAAAAGAGAGTTATTGACAGCAAAAGGTAAGAAAAATCAGAAAACAGCACAGGCATACAAGATAAACATTAAAAACCTGACAGCCACTGAATGGTCTGATAAAGGATGGGTGTTGCACAGATCTGGCGATAATACAGGTGCGGTGGAAGCTCTTACCAAAGCCATAGAACTAAACCCCAGGCTTGCAGGGGCTTATGCCTTGAGAGCGCAGGCGTATAGAGATCTCGGCAATTATCAGCAAGCAATCAAGGATTCCGATAAAGCTATAGAAAAAGCCCCTCAGTTTGCAGTTCTTTATAGTAACAGAGGATACGC
Coding sequences within:
- a CDS encoding AMP-binding protein, which produces KKGVKKGDKIVHFMMNSIDWLAAYFGIVRTGAWVVPLNFRFTAEDVKYCCDVAEPTVIVFDEEFAGRIEAIKGQLPTVKSYICVGNPPSFAESFAKLVDAVPATPLNVEINSNDACGLYFTSGTTGQPKPILLTHENMLCACITENAHHRQTKDDCFILIPPLYHTGAKMHWFGSFIVGARGVLLKGVSPEWTLEAISEEGGTHIFLLVPWAQDILLKLDSGEIKLSNYKLDQWRLMHIGAQPVPPALIKHWKSYFPGMDYDTNFGLSESTGPGCVHLGTGNEHKIGAIGIPGFNWEFKVVDENSKIVKKGEPGELCVRGNGVMREYYKNPEATAKALIDGWLYTGDMAKVDEDGFIWLVDRKKDVIITGGENVFPVEIEDFLHTNPNIKDGAAIGLPDERLGEIVAVIIEVIPGKTLTLEEVLKFCEALPKYKRPRKIFFGEVPRNPTGKIEKPKLRKKYSGMEEAFKV
- the rnc gene encoding ribonuclease III, encoding MDLTPLEETINYTFKNRALLNQAITHSSYFNEKKDVRRSDNEKLEYLGDAILNSIISILLYRRYKTRDEGFLSNARSSLVKRETLTEIAKAIDLGKHMSYGNGDNYVPEESKVLSNMLESLIGALYLDGGARKTTRVIKELFQPYFNEEKLTEKSPKNTLQEYSQKRWGILPKYKFTRRTKDGFTVFVYVGKEYKAKGTGKNKKEAEQQAAKALLNGLASESTSSAG
- a CDS encoding pentapeptide repeat-containing protein, translating into MANEQQLEILLQGVEAWNAWRDENPHVEVDLTGANLERLNLSHINLSHASLNNVNLSFANLDNADLSHAHLKNANLAHAQLQKSHLAFANLERAVLLYANLKRADLRGALLKHAAMEDVNLMHANLTHANLEKAILANANLKKAELINADLKGINLTAANLEGANVSSVIYDKRNFWQVLKESAFNPKKIWKRKDDIILETNMRCNSAYANCYGSPKFKIFLQDQDFIEEMMKTKQGRITCFIWWLVSDCGRSISRWACWSFLLVMLFTAIYLSIGPQHFYSLKLAFNFTNMFYYSVVTFTTLGSDIFPNTPQSVILTVLEVILGYIMLGGLISIFANKLARRGS
- a CDS encoding LysE family transporter, with the protein product MGLTGAMAPGPLLTVTIGESAKRGGIVGPMVVLGHGMLEFALLLLIVFGLGNALNNKIVFTIIALAGGIILVYMGYATIKDLKNYRLSCESVTEHRGMHPVLSGVVISLSNPYWFIWWITIGMGYIIFAQKYGIYGVIAFFAGHILSDLVWYSFISYGIQFGGKYMNVKVIKTILFVCSLFLIVFGVFFIFKGFGFLALPPAK
- the lnt gene encoding apolipoprotein N-acyltransferase — translated: MGQGSEDRGQETGVEGSRGRGVEGQKFHFSPFTIALPFLSGILLILIQPPISLFPLAYVSLIPLIHSLKRNNIRHNFLMGFIAGVVSHIGHIYWVVIAMNRYGGIDIYTSILIMLLLVLYISLYVGCFTASSSYLESKLSVPLFLSAPFIWVLLEYIRGIFLTGFPWSFLAHSQHNFLTLIQVVSITGTYFLSFLIVAVNCILYHLFVVFYQGKVKGPSETSAGEALEPSNPRTLEPSFIVYAIIVLAFFIASCIYGYNRLQATETGRLKAVIIQGNIRQDVKWGESFKIRTIKTYLQKSGETGRNADIVIWPETAMPFVFDDEIHINRFIKEAPVALQTNLLFGTVSKDKSGRYRNSAYVYGNDGMLAGSYSKVHLVPFGEYTPLISYFPFLLKLTAAGGDFAPGESHKPIATPLGKIGILICYEGAFPSITVETVRKGAQVLVNLTNDAWYDRSSAPYQHLVFYIFRAIEADRYVLRAANTGISTIIDPRGRTKEQTDLFVENTFTGMFSLKTEKTPYVTYGDYFILFSFLYLLIICVLKLLRLLRLRGL
- the ybeY gene encoding rRNA maturation RNase YbeY — encoded protein: MTALIKNSQKYLQTDKRLLQKITEDLLTFSGQQGKDLSILFVDNKKIARFNKQFFGKDRPTNVISFSYMENKEIPVGYDLSNEIIGDIIISLEKAKEEAEALSCPFYERVFALIIHGLLHILGHDHINDRNKARRMRYKEKKLLDYVCSHQLYKELTG
- a CDS encoding HDIG domain-containing protein — translated: MQNGKDKPPSYQDYSKVLILIILSLMLSLVISINIPQGFPEYRYGDIARENIKSPTDIYIPNMDVTLKKGEIIIREGERVSKEHLSKLSTFKKHEGGGFLSFKKFLLLFLLLSLSLTIVYEYADKNIKKFTLSMKDIVFCSVFTLFSIIFVKLLSLVFEYFPQEYAINLFYIIPLFSFGIIMRIVLFSEAAIVFSIVFASCTCIMFDNSFSIFLYTFLGNVLASYFSGKCENRNTILKAGIYSAFITSFIVLLFNAYSGQSFANVPMKIVFILLNGVGSSFIALGLLPVIEHVFDYTTDVKLLEIANLEHPLLEEMMVEAPGTYHHSIVVGNLCKAAAESIGAHPLLARVSAYYHDIGKLKMPHYFIENRKGFEDAHKSLSPNMSALIILSHVKEGVELAEKYKLGNKIKDIIKEHHGTSLVSFFYNRAKEMEDPSLHVIEEKDFRYAGPKPQTKEAGIVLLADAVEASSRTLDEPTPKRIENHVEDVIENIFLDGQLDECELTLKDLHAIQKSFITILTGIFHQRIEYPERAEHDSTHKKLSKIPANGQKTSAKNHRRLTDIFRAAG
- a CDS encoding PhoH family protein, with the translated sequence MEEKTEEEHLKLSFEDTNTARNLFGPRDENIKYLKKYFNVRASIRGNHLTIIGSKAEIENAGKVIKELHSIVERGFVINPSDIDHAVRYIAHTHNSMDELHKDQIFIPPSKKVVTPKTKNQKAYTDAIKSHDMVIGIGPAGTGKTYLAMAMALSSFYKKEVSRIVLTRPAIEAGEKLGYLPGTLYEKVNPYLRPLYDALYDMVDMERGTRLVEKGIIEIAPLAFMRGRTLNDAFIILDEAQNTGPEQMKMFLTRLGFSSKTVITGDITQIDLPDKKSSGLVEAQSILKGIKGIKFVYFSEKDVVRHPLVQKIIKAYETKMIDKEASHNAERKG
- a CDS encoding tetratricopeptide repeat protein, which produces MALSMQRKLMDYTLSFVLIAIVFLLLIPSFTYAEIKTFTKEYTYQASEEDSKNSSRTVSLREAKRILLEELGTYLESITEVKNFHLTKDQIVTLSAGIVSTEVMEETWDGKTYWLKAKISADPESVIKSIDKLRQDRQKVKELEESRKRSEELLKENERLKRELLTAKGKKNQKTAQAYKINIKNLTATEWSDKGWVLHRSGDNTGAVEALTKAIELNPRLAGAYALRAQAYRDLGNYQQAIKDSDKAIEKAPQFAVLYSNRGYAYHALGNYHQAIKDYSKAIELDPQKAGAYALRGFVYDDLGKPQQAIKDYSKAIELDPKGASNYSFRGHAYGQLGNYQQAIKDYNKAIELDPKDAKPYHKRGLAYDTLGNYQQAIKDYNKAIELNPQKAESYLGRGLAYRGLGNYQQAIKDYDKAIELDPKFALAYNARGLAYDTLGNYQQATKDCKIAARLGDKLAQDSLRKQGIDW